In Lasioglossum baleicum chromosome 19, iyLasBale1, whole genome shotgun sequence, the following proteins share a genomic window:
- the LOC143218516 gene encoding uncharacterized protein LOC143218516: MAEFLASEVLHWVVLIWVAWKIKNKFSSAHFVKKSLPFWNTALLIDCIQPHSIFNFYFLPLFAPFTFFPLLPFLTLFYPFFPFYSFYPFFTSFLSLFYFFITSFFLCYPFLSLIVCTMPSRKRPNLGRRSHNAAKVRCVRENETDLQRQQRRRDTREIQSTLRFRESETQRNERLASNRARLSRSRATESEAERELRFTSDRARHSASRSRESSTQREVRLELDRLRHTTRRSDEAVLVQERRPNEGHQPGLLGAGQQPEGLALLPWIRKDMGGFQYNPLINYHVESDIGRMERVCVFCNALKWKGETVGMCCSSGKVRLPLIQSPPEPLNSLLTGDRPESRHFFKKVHSYNSAFQMTSFGANVISEGNFMPTFKVQGQVYHLIGFLLPSENEIQPKFLQLYFIADYLSQAEQRAGNFTNMNIALLRELQEMLHNSNSYVQSFKSAVDTLPAGAIPDLQLVIQADRRPRGEHRGRYNEPTTNEVAVLLVNQECSCRDIIISGRGGELRRISETHRSYDALQYPLMFPRGEDGYNFLIFQVDPTTGEENDLKKTSALQFYAYRMMIRQNEFNPLIYYRQLTNQFWVDMYAKIETERLTYLRTNQTRLRMESYIHLRDALGTDEDPQNMGQLVILPSTFTGGPRYMHQRTQDAFCYVRKYGRPDLFITFTTNPRWGEIVRELLPGQGPQDRHDVVSRVFNLKLKVLINLLTKNQLFGAASCYMYSVEWQKRGLPHAHILLWLREKIRPAQIDDVIRAEFPDPAQDPELYSVVKNHMVHGPCGFLNLLSPCMREGRCSKKYPRAFVRETITGDDGYPTYKRRSPAQGGFIATLRYGGRDIIVDNSWVVPYSPVLSRTLKAHINVEFCSSVQSIKYICKYVNKGSDQATFGVRNNRDEITTYQSGRYISTSEAVWRILSFHIHERFPPVIRLDIHLESGQRVYFQPENLQERLENPKNTTLLAFFKVCTKDAFASTLLYEEVPSYYTFNRQRGEFCRRKQGTPVEGHPGVKKEHVIGRVFTIHPNNTECFHLRMLLYNIRGPTSFASLKTINGVVQPTYQAACRSLGLLEDDEQWHQTLTEAAVSDSPRKLRELFAIILIFCSPSDPLELWHQFKRSLCEDVFRDWRRRSIDTSSHDVEEQCYDRGLALLEEAVQSNGGQPLSHYSMPSPQNLSIEPNIQYYREANHDPVELASDLTRENQLTVNQKTIFNFVCDSVDNSRGKIIFLDAPGGTGKSFLIRVLLAKVRSSGKIALAVASSGIAATLLPGGRTAHSTFKIPIDLDRSETPICNISRNSDLAKVIQDCHLIVWDECTMANKKAIEAVDRTIRDIRSTNTVMGSITTLFSGDFRQILPVVYRGTRADEVNACLEQSTIWPAIEKVTLTTNMSVQLGGSEESASFSSLLLRIGDGTIGSDDNVTLSPQLCNVVSTIEDLISRVYPDAANISNQSEQWLCNRAILTLTNDQANSINSAVLDMFEAEEMHYRSLNSTVTADESVQYPTEFLESIAVPGLPAHILKVKIGVPVILMRNLNPPKLCNGTRLLIKALHRHVIHAMILTGSGKGEMVFISRIPIIPINFPFQFKRIQFPISVCFAMTINKAQGQTLQIAGIDVRSDCFSHGQFYVACSRVTSPSHLFICTSNMTVKNVVYQEALQ; this comes from the coding sequence ATGGCCGAGTTTCTCGCAAGCGAAGTGTTGCATTGGGTGGTATTAATATGGGTAGCTTGGaagattaaaaacaaattttcttctgcgCATTTCGTGAAGAAAAGTCTGCCTTTTTGGAATACCGCTTTGCTTATTGACTGTATTCAACCgcattcaatatttaatttttatttcttacccCTTTTTGCCCCTTTTACTTTTTTTCCCTTATTACCCTTTTTAACCCTTTTCTACCCTTTTTTCCCTTTCTACTCATTCTACCCCTTCTTTACCTCTTTTTTAtctcttttttatttctttattacatCTTTTTTCCTTTGTTATCCTTTTTTATCTTTAATCGTTTGCACTATGCCATCTCGCAAGCGACCGAATCTTGGAAGGAGATCGCACAATGCCGCTAAAGTCAGGTGTGTTCGAGAAAACGAGACCGATCTCCAACGTCAACAACGCCGGAGAGATACGAGAGAAATACAATCTACTCTCAGGTTCCGAGAATCAGAAACTCAACGTAACGAACGCTTAGCTTCTAATAGAGCTCGACTTTCAAGATCGCGAGCTACTGAATCGGAGGCTGAGCGTGAGCTACGTTTCACCTCTGATAGAGCGCGGCATTCGGCTTCACGGAGTAGAGAAAGTTCTACACAAAGGGAAGTTCGTCTGGAGTTAGACCGCCTCAGACATACGACTCGAAGAAGTGATGAGGCAGTGTTGGTGCAAGAAAGAAGACCAAATGAAGGACACCAACCTGGTCTATTGGGCGCTGGACAACAACCGGAGGGACTTGCTCTGCTGCCGTggataagaaaagacatgggtggATTTCAATATAAtccattaattaattatcacgTGGAGTCTGATATTGGACGAATGGAACGCGTGTGTGTCTTTTGCAATGCTTTGAAGTGGAAGGGAGAGACTGTTGGAATGTGTTGTAGTTCTGGCAAGGTCAGATTGCCCCTAATTCAGTCGCCTCCAGAGCCACTTAATTCTTTATTGACCGGTGATAGGCCTGAATCGCGTCATTTCTTCAAAAAAGTACATTCATATAACTCTGCATTTCAAATGACCTCATTTGGAGCAAATGTTATATCCGAGGGTAACTTCATGCCTACTTTTAAAGTCCAAGGGCAAGTTTATCATTTAATCGGATTCCTCTTGCCTTccgaaaatgaaattcaaccGAAATTTCTGCAATTGTACTTCATTGCAGATTATCTCTCTCAGGCTGAGCAACGAGCAGGTAATTTTACCAATATGAACATTGCCTTGCTCAGGGAACTTCAAGAAATGCTACACAACAGCAATTCTTATGTTCAGAGTTTTAAGTCCGCCGTTGATACCCTCCCTGCCGGAGCAATTCCGGATTTGCAATTAGTTATTCAAGCTGATAGACGTCCTCGGGGGGAACACAGGGGTCGGTATAACGAACCCACTACTAACGAGGTAGCGGTGTTGCTGGTCAACCAGGAGTGTAGCTGTCGTGATATTATCATCAGTGGCAGGGGTGGTGAGCTGAGGAGAATATCAGAGACCCACCGCTCCTATGACGCTCTCCAGTACCCTCTTATGTTTCCCAGAGGGGAGGACGGCTACAACTTCTTGATTTTCCAAGTTGACCCCACCACTGGCGAGGAAAACGACCTCAAGAAAACATCGGCCCTCCAATTTTATGCGTATAGGATGATGATCCGTCAAAATGAGTTTAATCCCCTAATCTATTATAGGCAACTCACTAATCAGTTTTGGGTAGATATGTATGCCAAGATAGAGACCGAGCGACTGACGTATCTTAGAACTAATCAGACAAGACTGAGGATGGAAAGTTATATTCACCTCCGAGATGCCTTGGGCACGGATGAGGACCCGCAAAATATGGGCCAGTTGGTAATCTTGCCTTCTACCTTCACAGGAGGCCCTAGGTACATGCACCAACGTACCCAGGACGCCTTCTGCTACGTGCGCAAATACGGGAGACCTGATCTATTTATTACTTTTACTACCAATCCACGGTGGGGTGAAATAGTAAGGGAACTTCTGCCAGGTCAAGGCCCCCAAGATCGACATGATGTAGTATCTCGGGTCTTTAACCTGAAACTCAAAGTCCTGATTAATTTACTAACAAAAAATCAGTTATTTGGAGCTGCTTCCTGCTACATGTACTCGGTTGAGTGGCAGAAGAGAGGCCTCCCCCATGCCCACATTCTTCTCTGGCTGAGAGAAAAGATCAGGCCAGCTCAGATCGATGACGTGATCCGAGCTGAGTTTCCCGACCCTGCACAGGACCCAGAACTCTACAGTGTTGTTAAAAACCACATGGTTCATGGGCCCTGTGGTTTTCTCAACTTGCTGTCACCGTGTATGAGAGAAGGTCGGTGTAGCAAGAAGTACCCCAGAGCATTCGTGAGGGAAACCATCACTGGAGATGATGGCTATCCTACCTACAAGCGAAGGTCTCCCGCTCAGGGCGGGTTTATTGCGACACTTAGGTACGGTGGCCGTGATATTATCGTAGACAATTCCTGGGTAGTTCCCTATTCCCCTGTCCTTTCGAGAACTTTAAAAGcccatattaatgtagagttttGTAGCAGCGTCCAGTCCATAAAATACATTTGCAAATATGTGAACAAAGGTAGTGACCAGGCTACCTTTGGTGTTAGGAACAATAGGGACGAGATCACGACTTATCAGAGCGGAAGATACATTAGCACCTCCGAGGCTGTGTGGCGTATTCTCTCATTTCACATCCACGAGAGATTTCCTCCAGTGATCCGCTTGGATATTCACTTGGAGAGTGGCCAGAGGGTTTACTTCCAGCCTGAAAACCTTCAGGAAAGGCTGGAAAACCCTAAAAACACCACATTGCTGGCCTTCTTTAAGGTGTGTACAAAGGACGCCTTTGCCAGTACACTCCTGTACGAGGAAGTTCCTTCGTACTACACTTTCAACCGACAAAGAGGAGAGTTCTGTCGTAGAAAGCAGGGCACACCCGTGGAAGGACATCCAGGAGTAAAGAAAGAGCATGTTATTGGGCGAGTTTTCACCATCCACCCCAATAACACAGAGTGTTTCCACCTTAGGATGCTATTGTACAATATCCGAGGCCCCACTTCATTCGCCAGCCTAAAGACAATTAATGGCGTGGTCCAGCCAACCTATCAGGCTGCCTGTCGAAGTCTAGGCCTGTTAGAGGATGATGAGCAATGGCATCAAACTCTGACAGAGGCAGCAGTCTCTGATAGCCCCAGAAAGCTGAGAGAACTGTTTGCCATCATTTTAATTTTCTGTAGTCCCTCAGACCCtcttgaactctggcatcaATTTAAAAGAAGTCTTTGTGAGGATGTGTTTAGAGACTGGCGAAGGAGGTCTATAGACACGTCTTCCCATGATGTTGAGGAACAGTGCTATGATAGGGGCTTAGCACTGTTAGAAGAGGCTGTCCAATCCAATGGAGGCCAGCCTCTCTCTCATTACTCCATGCCATCTCCTCAAAATTTAAGTATCGAACCAAACATTCAATACTATAGAGAGGCCAACCACGACCCTGTAGAACTGGCAAGTGACCTGACCCGTGAAAACCAACTCACTGTCAACCagaaaacaatattcaattttgtttgTGATAGTGTAGATAATTCTCGCGGCAAAATAATTTTCCTGGATGCTCCAGGAGGTACCGGGAAATCATTTTTGATTCGTGTCCTCCTGGCTAAAGTTAGGAGTTCAGGAAAGATAGCGTTAGCTGTAGCATCCTCTGGGATTGCAGCTACTCTACTTCCTGGAGGTCGGACAGCCCACTCGACTTTTAAAATCCCTATAGACTTAGATAGGAGCGAGACCCCAATCTGTAATATCTCCAGAAACAGTGACCTGGCTAAGGTGATTCAAGACTGCCATCTAATTGTCTGGGACGAGTGTACCATGGCCAATAAGAAGGCAATCGAGGCTGTGGACCGCACTATTAGGGACATTAGATCTACGAATACTGTCATGGGAAGTATCACCACTTTGTTTTCTGGAGATTTCCGACAAATCTTGCCAGTCGTTTACCGAGGTACCCGCGCCGACGAAGTTAATGCATGCTTGGAACAGTCCACTATTTGGCCTGCCATCGAAAAAGTGACTCTCACCACCAACATGAGTGTTCAACTTGGCGGCAGCGAGGAGAGTGCCAGCTTCTCTTCTCTCCTACTCAGAATAGGAGATGGCACTATCGGAAGCGATGACAATGTGACACTGTCACCCCAGCTCTGTAATGTTGTGTCAACAATTGAAGACCTGATCTCCCGAGTGTACCCTGATGCTGCTAACATATCTAATCAGTCTGAGCAGTGGCTCTGTAACAGAGCCATCCTAACACTAACGAATGATCAGGCCAACTCGATCAACTCGGCAGTGCTCGATATGTTTGAAGCTGAAGAAATGCACTACAGGTCTTTGAACAGTACAGTAACTGCAGATGAGTCTGTTCAATACCCTACAGAGTTCCTAGAGTCAATAGCTGTACCCGGGCTTCCCGCTCATATTCTTAAAGTTAAAATTGGTGTCCCTGTAATATTGATGAGGAACTTGAACCCCCCCAAGCTTTGTAACGGCACGAGATTGTTAATTAAGGCCCTTCACCGCCATGTCATTCATGCTATGATCCTGACAGGTAGTGGCAAGGGTGAAATGGTCTTTATTTCTAGGATCCCAATCATCCCAATCAACTTCCCGTTTCAATTTAAAAGAATTCAGTTTCCGATTAGCGTTTGCTTCGCAATGACCATTAATAAAGCTCAGGGACAGACGTTGCAGATTGCCGGGATAGATGTTAGGTCGGATTGTTTCTCTCACGGACAATTTTACGTCGCCTGTTCTCGAGTTACCAGCCCTTCTCACCTATTCATTTGCACTTCCAATATGACCGTCAAGAATGTCGTGTATCAAGAAGCATTGCAGTAG